A single window of Montipora capricornis isolate CH-2021 chromosome 14, ASM3666992v2, whole genome shotgun sequence DNA harbors:
- the LOC138033379 gene encoding adhesion G protein-coupled receptor E2-like — protein MKTLPVLFISVATFQIVVKTNCQQCPLFGSEVSILGWMLQGHIYQTMMADIGLHCLSVCLKDDRCQSFNFVISLQKCEFSDRTKEARPEDFIPNADRYYFRKYINRAELGSTSKLAAESCKEIKMSEGRAPNGKYWMFSIKPGIPVLAFCDMKTEDFNECSSSPSPCHVNANCHNTEGSYLCLCEAGYTGNGKTCTDIDECNASPSPCHAKAKCKNNQGSYLCSCEAGYTGDGKTCTDFNECSSSPSPCHVNAKCQNTEGSYVCLCEAGYTGNGKTCTDIDECNASPSPCHAKAKCKNNQGSYLCSCEAGYTGDGKTCTVISCEGILKRNSKATDGIYWISTVTSTFQKRIVT, from the exons atgaaaacgcTGCCCGTGCTCTTCATTTCTGTTGCTACTTTTCAAATTGTTGTTAAAACAAACTGTCAACAATGTCCTCTATTTGGATCTGAGGTGTCCATCTTGGGATGGATGTTGCAAGGACACATCTATCAAACAATGATGGCCGATATTGGACTTCATTGCCTTTCGGTCTGCCTCAAGGATGATCGTTGCCAaagcttcaactttgtgatatcTCTCCAAAAGTGCGAATTCAGTGATCGTACCAAGGAAGCCAGACCTGAGGATTTTATTCCAAATGCAGACAGAtattatttcagaaaatacataAACAGAG CCGAACTAGGCTCCACCTCTAAGCTAGCAGCCGAGTCCTGCAAGGAAATTAAGATGAGTGAAGGAAGAGCCCCCAATGGCAAATACTGGATGTTTTCAATAAAACCAGGGATTCCAGTACTTGCATTTTGCGATATGAAAACGGAAG attttAACGAATGCAGTTCATCGCCTTCACCCTGTCACGTCAACGCAAATTGCCACAATACCGAAGGATCTTATTTGTGTTTATGTGAAGCTGGATACACTGGAAATGGAAAAACCTGTACTG ACATCGACGAATGCAATGCGTCTCCCTCACCCTGTCATGCAAAagccaaatgcaaaaataatcaAGGATCTTATTTGTGCTCATGTGAGGCTGGATATACAGGCGATGGAAAAACATGTACTG attttAACGAATGCAGTTCATCGCCTTCACCCTGTCACGTCAACGCAAAATGCCAGAATACCGAAGGATCCTATGTGTGTTTATGTGAAGCTGGATACACTGGAAATGGAAAAACCTGTACTG ACATCGACGAATGCAATGCGTCTCCCTCACCCTGTCATGCAAAagccaaatgcaaaaataatcaAGGATCTTATTTGTGCTCATGTGAGGCTGGATATACAGGCGATGGAAAAACATGTACTG TAATATCATGTGAGGGAATATTGAAAAGAAACAGTAAAGCAACTGATGGAATATATTGGATATCGACGGTTACCTCTACATTTCAG